GCCCATATCGGGCTCGAGCAGCAGCAGCATGCCGACGACGCCGACCGCGAAGCCCATCGGCAAGAAGCCTTTCGCGAAGCTATGCATGTATTCCTGCTTGCGCACCGTGTAGTTCGCCGCGTAGATGGTCACGGCGAGCTTCATGATTTCCGACGGCTGCATATTCGTGATGCCGAGCGGAATCCAGCGGCGCGCGCCGTTCACGCCTTTGCCGATGTGCGGAATCAGCACGATCACGAGCGCCGCGAGCGCGAGCAGAAAAAGCTTCGGCGCGTACTTGTCCCACGTCGAGATCGGAATGCGGAACGCGACGATGCCGATCACGCCGCCGAGAAACACATACAGGATCTGCCGCACGAGAAATGCGTAGTCGCGGTACGACGCGTATTTCGGCGAATCGGGCATCGCGATCGACGCCGAATACACCATGACGACGCCGAGGCCGAGCAGCGCGACGACGACCCACAGCAGCGAATGGTCGTAGTCGAGCATGCGCGAGCGCAGCGGCCGCACACCGTTGACGGCGCTGGCGAGCCCGCCCGCGATGCCGCGGCCGGAGGCCGTGCTATTCGTTGCGCCGCTCATCGCACCCGCCACTTTTCCGGCGGCGACCGAGCCGCGTTGCCCCGAGAGGCGTGATCCGAAGCGTTCCGACCAGCTCATATCATCGTCCCCCGTTCGGCGGCAATTTCTTCGACCGTGCCGCGGAACACCTCGGCGCGGTGCGCATAACCCTTGAACATATCGAAGCTCGCGCAGGCGGGCGACAGCAACACCGCGTCGCCCGGCTGCGCGAGCGCGCTCGCCGCGCGCGTTGCTTCTTCGAGCGTCGCGTGATCGGCGAGCGCAATGCCCGTATCGGCGAGCGCTTCGCGAATGCGCGGCGCGTCGCGGCCAATCAGCATCACCGCGCGGCACCAGCGCGTGACGGGCGCCGCGAGCGGGTCGAATTCCTGACCCTTGCCGTCGCCGCCGGCGATCAGCACGACGCGCTGCGCGAGGCCGTCGAGCGCGGCGACCGTTGCGCCGACATTCGTGCCTTTGCTGTCGTCGACGTAATCGACGCCGTCCAGCGACGCGATCAGTTCGACGCGATGCGGCTCGCCGCGGTATTCGCGCAAGCCGTGCAACAGCGGCGCACCCGGCAGACCGATCGCGCGCGCCAGCGCGAATGCGGCCAGCGCGTTCGCCGCGTTATGCAAGCCGCGGATGCGCAGCGCGTCGGCCGGCATCAAACGCTTCAACGAGATGTTCGGCGGCGTCGTGCTTTCAGCTTTGCGGCGGCGCGACGGCGTGGGTTCCTCGGCGGCATCGCGGTCTTCGCCTTCGACGAGCCACAATATGCCGTTATCGCGCAGCAAGCCGTAGTCGCCGTCGCGCGCCGGTTCGTTCAGGCCGAACGTGACCACTTGCGCCGCGCTGTCCGTCGCCGGCGCGAGCGCCATCACGCGTGCATCGTCGCGGTTCAGCACGCGCACCGTGTTCGCACCGAAGATGCGGCCCTTCGCGGCCGCATACGCATCGAGGCCGCCATGCCAGTCGAGATGGTCCTGCGTGATGTTCAGCACGACGGCCGCGTGCGGCGCGAACGTATGCGCGGTTTCGAGCTGGAAGCTCGACAGTTCGAGCACCCAGATGTCGGGCAGCGCGGTGTTGTCGATCGCTTCGCTCAGTTTGTCGAGTGCGGCCGGGCTGATGTTGCCCGCCACCGCGACTTTCTTGCCCGCGCGTGCGCAGAGCAGACCGGTGAGGCTCGTCGTCGTGGTCTTGCCGTTCGTGCCGGTGATCGCGAGCACCTTCGGCGCGTAGCCGCTTTCGCCGAGCGTCTGCAACGCCTGGGCGAAAAATTCGAGTTCGCCCCACACCGGAATGTCGCGTTCGCGCGCAGCCGTGATCAACGGCAGCAAATCGGCCGCGAGCGGCGACAGCCCCGGGCTGATCGCGACGAGTTCGACGCCCTCGAGCAGCGCCGTCGAAAATGCGCCGCCGACGAAATCGGCGTCGACCTGGTGCGCCTCGAGCGCGGACAGGTTCGGCGGCACTTCACGCGTGTCGGCTATGCGCAGGCGGCAACCATGCCGCGCGCACCAGCGCGCCATCGCGAGGCCCGATTCACCGAGCCCCAGCACGAGCACCATCGGCTTTTGCCGATCCCGAAACTTCTCGCCGAACATCGCTTGCTTTCCTTTGTGCTGCCTAGCGCAACTTGAGCGTGGACAAACCGAACAGGCACAACATCAACGTGATGATCCAGAAACGCACGACCACCTGCGTTTCCTTCCACCCCGACAACTCGAAGTGGTGATGCAGCGGCGCCATCTTGAAGATGCGCCTGCCTTCGCCGTAACGGCGCTTCGTATATTTGAACCACGTGACTTGCAGCATCACGGAAAGCGTTTCGGCGACAAAGATGCCGCCCATGATGAAAAGCACGATCTCCTGGCGCACGATCACCGCGACGGTGCCGAGCGCGCCGCCGAGGGCGAGCGCGCCGACGTCGCCCATGAACACCTGCGCCGGATGCGTGTTGAACCACAGAAAAGCGAGGCCCGCCCCGCCGATCGCGGAACAGAAAATCAGCAATTCGCCGGCGCCCGGTATATGCGGAAACAGCAGATATTTCGAATAGACGGAACTGCCCATCACGTACGCGAACACGCCGAGCGACGCGCCGACGAGCACGACGGGCATGATCACGAGGCCGTCGAGGCCGTCGGTGAGGTTCACCGCGTTGCTCGCGCCGACAATCACGAGATAGGTGAGCGCGATGAAGCCCCAGACGCCGAGCGGATAGCTGATCGACTTCAGGAACGGCAGCATCAGGTCGGCGCGCGCGGGCAGGCCCATCGACAATCCGCTGCGCACCCAGGCCATGAACAGGTCGAACACGCGCACGTTGCTCGCCTCGGACACGCTGAACGCGAGATACACGGCGGCGAACAGGCCGATCACCGATTGCCAGAAATACTTCTCGCGCGACGACATCCCGCGCGGATCCTTGTAGACCACCTTGCGGTAGTCGTCGACCCAGCCGATCAGCCCGAAGCCGAACGTCACGAGAATCACGATCCAGATGAAGCGGTTGGTCAGATCGGCCCACAGCAAGGTCGACACCGCAATGCCGATCAGAATCAGCACGCCGCCCATCGTCGGCGTGCCCGATTTGACGAGGTGCGTTTGCGGGCCGTTCGTGCGCACCGCCTGGCCGACCTTCATCGCGGTCAGTTTGCGGATCACCCACGGACCGCACACCAGCCCGATCAGCAGCGCGGTAATCGTCGCTGCGACCGCGCGAAAAGTCAGATAACTGAACACGCGCAAGAAGCTTGCGTCATTCTGCAGCCATTGCGCCAGCGCCAGTAGCATGCGGGGTTTCCTTCTCTTTTCAATGCGCGGCGGGCGTGTCGCCCGCCGCATTGGTTTGTGGACTTGTCAAGGCGTCCACCACGCGCTCCATCTGCATGAAGCGCGAGCCTTTCACCAGAAATGTCGCGGTTGTCGTGTAGCCCGCCTGCTGCAATTGCGCGACGAGCGCGGCGGGATCGGCTGCATGCTGTGCCGACGGACCGTATGCGGCGCACGCGTCGCGCGACGCATCGCCGATCGCGTACAACGCGTCGATACCGCACTCTTTTGCGTAGGCGCCGATCTCGCGGTGAAACGCGGGGCCTTCGTCGCCGGTTTCGCCCATATCGCCCATCACGAGCACACGCGGCGACGGCCGCGCCGCGAGCACGTCGATCGCGGCACGCATCGAATCGGGATTTGCGTTGTACGTGTCGTCGATCACAGTTGCGCCGGCGAGCGCGCCGAGCGCCGCGCGCTTGACTTGCAGGCGGCCCTTCACCGCGCCGAACGATTCGAGCCCGCGTTTGATCGCATCGAGCGGCACGTCCGCCGCGAGCGCGGCGGCCGTGGCGGCAAGCGCATTGCGCGCGTTGTGCGCGCCGAGCACCTGCAGCGTCGCGTCGATGGCGCCTTGCCGCGTCTCGATGCGCAGCGTGCGGCCGTCGAAGCGGCCGGTGACGGCGGCTTCGGTCATGCATTCGTCGGTGTTCAGCGCGAAATCGATCACGTCGTTGCCGGTCGCGGCAACGCGCCAGATACCCGAGTACGGATCGTCGGCCGGGAACACCGCGATGCCGTCGGGCGTCAGCGCATGAATCACGCTCGCATGTTCGAGCGCGACCGCTTCGACGGTTGCCATGAATTCCTGATGCTCGCGCTGCGCGTTGTTCACCACGGCGACGGTCGGCTCCGCGATCTTCGCGAGCAGTTGAGTTTCGCCGGGATGGTTCATGCCGAGTTCGACAACCGCGAGCCGGTGCGCGTCGTTCAGGCGCAACAGCGTGAGCGGCAGGCCGATATCGTTGTTGAAGTTGCCGGCGGTCGCGAGGCGCGCGGCTTCGCCGACCGCGGCTGCGAAGATCGACGCGATCATTTCCTTGACCGTCGTCTTGCCGTTGCTGCCCGTGACCGCAACGAGCGGCATCGCGAAGCGGCGGCGCCAGCCGCGCGCGAGCGCACCGAGCGCGACGCGCGTATCGGCCACGCGTAGCGCGGGCACGCGCCAGTCGGCCGGGCTGCGCGTGACGAGCGCGGCGTTCACATGACGGTTCGCGACGTCGGCGAGGAAGTCGTGTGCGTCGAAGCGCTCGCCCTTGAGCGCGACGAACAGATCCCCGGGGCCCGCGGTGCGGCTGTCGGTCGACACGCGCTCGAACGTGACCGAATCGTCGCCGAGCACGGTCGCATCCGGAATCAGCGCGGCGGCTTCGCGCAGCGAAAGCATCGCTTTACCTCGCTCGCTCATTCGCCACCTCCGCGCGCTTGCGTTGCACGCGCGGCAAGCGCGAGCCGAGCATGATTCTGATCCGAAAACTCGCGCTTCTTGCCCATGATTTCCTGTGTGGCTTCGTGCCCCTTGCCGGCGAGCACGACCACGTCTTCGCGCGCGGCGCTGCGGATCGCCTGCAGGATCGCGCTCGCGCGGTCTTCGATGCAGCGCGCCTTCGACGGCTGCGTCATGCCGGCCACGATCTGATCGATGATCGCTTGCGGATCTTCGCTGCGTGGGTTGTCGCTCGTCACGACGAGCGCGTCCGCGCTGCGTTCCGCGATCGCGCCCATCAGCGGGCGTTTCGTCGCATCGCGATCGCCACCGCAGCCGAACATGCAGACGAGTTCGCCGCCACGCGCCTGCGCGATCGGGCGCAAGGCGGCAAGCGTCTTCTCGAGCGCATCCGGCGTGTGCGCGTAATCGATCACGACGAGCGGCTCGTCGTTCTGCAGACGGCCGCCGAGGCGCTGCATGCGGCCGTTCACCGGTTCGAGCTGCGCGATTTGCTCGAGCGCGGCGTCGAATGGCACATTGGCCGCAAGCAGCGCACCGAGCACGCCGAGCAGATTGCTGACGTTGAACGCGCCGAGCGTGCCGACCTCGACGTCGGCGCTGCCCCAGTCGGAGACCAGATGGAACGCGGTGCCCATCGCGGTAGCGCGCACGTCGCTTGCGATCAGCGCCTGATCAGCGAGCAGCGCGCTGACGTCGGGCGAACTCATGCCGCCTTCGAGCGAATACGCGATCGTGCGCGCATGCCCTTTCGTGCTGGCAATGAGGCGTCGGCCTGCTTCGTCGTCGGCGTTGATCACGGCGACGCGCAATTCGGGCCATTCGAACAGACGCGCCTTCGCCGCTTCGTAAGCGGCGAACGTGCGGTGATAATCGAGGTGGTCCTGCGTCAGGTTCGTGAACACCGCGATGTCGAATTTTGTGCCGTTCACGCGCCCCTGATGCAACGCGTGCGACGACACCTCCATCGCGATAGCCTGCGCGCCGTCGTGATGCAATTGCGCGAGGCTGCGCTGCAGCTGCGGCGCATCGGGCGTCGTAAAGCCGGTGTGAACGAGATGCCCGGGCATGCCGCTGCCGAGCGTGCCGATCACGGCGCACGGCACACCGTGCGCCGACAGTGCAGTGGCAATCCATTGCGTGCACGATGTCTTGCCGTTCGTGCCGGTCACGCCGATCACGCGCATCGCGTCGCTCGGGTCGTGATACCAGGCGCTTGCGATCGCGCCCGCGAGTTCGTTCAGCGCGGGCACCGCGTGGGCGATGGCGGCAGCGGGTTTCGTCGTCGCGAGGCCTTCCGGCTGGTACAGAACCGCGGCGGCGCCGCGCTCGATCGCATGGTCGATAAACGGCCGGTTGTCCGCGCCTTCGACCGCATAAGCGAGAAAAGCATCGCCGTTCGCGAGCGAACGCGTATCGGCATGCAGTTGCGCATCGGGCTTGACGTGCGTGCGCAGCCACGCGAGCGCGTCGTCGATCTGCGCGCGCGCCGGATCGGAGAAACGCAGCGCGCTCATCGCACGACTCCCGGGTGTTCCTTCGCGTTGCTCGAGATCGTCAGCTTCTTCGCAGAGGTGCGCGTCGCGATTTTCGCGGCGAACTTCTTTGCGTGGCTCGACGCGACGACGTTCTTCGTTGCGTTCTTCGTTGCGCTCTTCGCCGCATTCTTTGCGCCGCCGGCCGCCGCGTCGTCATTGCTTCCGGCGGACGCCACGTCCTCGGTCTGGTTCGTGTCGTCCGACACGACCATCTGCTTGATCGGCATGTCGGGCGGCACGTTCAGCGAACGCAGCGTGTCGCCGGCGATCGCCGAGAACA
The nucleotide sequence above comes from Paraburkholderia sp. SOS3. Encoded proteins:
- the ftsW gene encoding putative lipid II flippase FtsW — protein: MSWSERFGSRLSGQRGSVAAGKVAGAMSGATNSTASGRGIAGGLASAVNGVRPLRSRMLDYDHSLLWVVVALLGLGVVMVYSASIAMPDSPKYASYRDYAFLVRQILYVFLGGVIGIVAFRIPISTWDKYAPKLFLLALAALVIVLIPHIGKGVNGARRWIPLGITNMQPSEIMKLAVTIYAANYTVRKQEYMHSFAKGFLPMGFAVGVVGMLLLLEPDMGAFMVIAAIAMGVLFLGGVNGKIFGGLVATAIGTFTLLVWASPWRRERIFAYLDPWDDRYAQGKAYQLTHSLIAFGRGEWFGVGLGGSVEKLNYLPEAHTDFILAVIGEELGFVGVMVVILLFYWIVRRAFEIGRQALALDRTFAGLVAKGIGIWFGAQTFINMGVNLGLLPTKGLTLPLVSYGGSGILLNCLAIAVLLRVDYENRVLMRGGKV
- a CDS encoding UDP-N-acetylmuramoyl-tripeptide--D-alanyl-D-alanine ligase, with the protein product MSERGKAMLSLREAAALIPDATVLGDDSVTFERVSTDSRTAGPGDLFVALKGERFDAHDFLADVANRHVNAALVTRSPADWRVPALRVADTRVALGALARGWRRRFAMPLVAVTGSNGKTTVKEMIASIFAAAVGEAARLATAGNFNNDIGLPLTLLRLNDAHRLAVVELGMNHPGETQLLAKIAEPTVAVVNNAQREHQEFMATVEAVALEHASVIHALTPDGIAVFPADDPYSGIWRVAATGNDVIDFALNTDECMTEAAVTGRFDGRTLRIETRQGAIDATLQVLGAHNARNALAATAAALAADVPLDAIKRGLESFGAVKGRLQVKRAALGALAGATVIDDTYNANPDSMRAAIDVLAARPSPRVLVMGDMGETGDEGPAFHREIGAYAKECGIDALYAIGDASRDACAAYGPSAQHAADPAALVAQLQQAGYTTTATFLVKGSRFMQMERVVDALTSPQTNAAGDTPAAH
- a CDS encoding UDP-N-acetylmuramoyl-L-alanyl-D-glutamate--2,6-diaminopimelate ligase, which translates into the protein MSALRFSDPARAQIDDALAWLRTHVKPDAQLHADTRSLANGDAFLAYAVEGADNRPFIDHAIERGAAAVLYQPEGLATTKPAAAIAHAVPALNELAGAIASAWYHDPSDAMRVIGVTGTNGKTSCTQWIATALSAHGVPCAVIGTLGSGMPGHLVHTGFTTPDAPQLQRSLAQLHHDGAQAIAMEVSSHALHQGRVNGTKFDIAVFTNLTQDHLDYHRTFAAYEAAKARLFEWPELRVAVINADDEAGRRLIASTKGHARTIAYSLEGGMSSPDVSALLADQALIASDVRATAMGTAFHLVSDWGSADVEVGTLGAFNVSNLLGVLGALLAANVPFDAALEQIAQLEPVNGRMQRLGGRLQNDEPLVVIDYAHTPDALEKTLAALRPIAQARGGELVCMFGCGGDRDATKRPLMGAIAERSADALVVTSDNPRSEDPQAIIDQIVAGMTQPSKARCIEDRASAILQAIRSAAREDVVVLAGKGHEATQEIMGKKREFSDQNHARLALAARATQARGGGE
- the mraY gene encoding phospho-N-acetylmuramoyl-pentapeptide-transferase, whose product is MLLALAQWLQNDASFLRVFSYLTFRAVAATITALLIGLVCGPWVIRKLTAMKVGQAVRTNGPQTHLVKSGTPTMGGVLILIGIAVSTLLWADLTNRFIWIVILVTFGFGLIGWVDDYRKVVYKDPRGMSSREKYFWQSVIGLFAAVYLAFSVSEASNVRVFDLFMAWVRSGLSMGLPARADLMLPFLKSISYPLGVWGFIALTYLVIVGASNAVNLTDGLDGLVIMPVVLVGASLGVFAYVMGSSVYSKYLLFPHIPGAGELLIFCSAIGGAGLAFLWFNTHPAQVFMGDVGALALGGALGTVAVIVRQEIVLFIMGGIFVAETLSVMLQVTWFKYTKRRYGEGRRIFKMAPLHHHFELSGWKETQVVVRFWIITLMLCLFGLSTLKLR
- the murD gene encoding UDP-N-acetylmuramoyl-L-alanine--D-glutamate ligase, with amino-acid sequence MFGEKFRDRQKPMVLVLGLGESGLAMARWCARHGCRLRIADTREVPPNLSALEAHQVDADFVGGAFSTALLEGVELVAISPGLSPLAADLLPLITAARERDIPVWGELEFFAQALQTLGESGYAPKVLAITGTNGKTTTTSLTGLLCARAGKKVAVAGNISPAALDKLSEAIDNTALPDIWVLELSSFQLETAHTFAPHAAVVLNITQDHLDWHGGLDAYAAAKGRIFGANTVRVLNRDDARVMALAPATDSAAQVVTFGLNEPARDGDYGLLRDNGILWLVEGEDRDAAEEPTPSRRRKAESTTPPNISLKRLMPADALRIRGLHNAANALAAFALARAIGLPGAPLLHGLREYRGEPHRVELIASLDGVDYVDDSKGTNVGATVAALDGLAQRVVLIAGGDGKGQEFDPLAAPVTRWCRAVMLIGRDAPRIREALADTGIALADHATLEEATRAASALAQPGDAVLLSPACASFDMFKGYAHRAEVFRGTVEEIAAERGTMI